The following are from one region of the Marinomonas sp. CT5 genome:
- the moaC gene encoding cyclic pyranopterin monophosphate synthase MoaC, with protein sequence MSDKLTHLDHQGHAHMVDVSDKALTKRSATAQAILLMQPTTLTKIIEGGLPKGDVLATARIAGIQAAKKTSDLIPLCHPLMLTKVSIDITVISDCELEVLCTCALAGKTGVEMEALTGASVAALTLYDMCKAVDKGIVINKVSLLEKTGGKSGDWSQGNA encoded by the coding sequence ATGAGTGATAAATTGACACACTTGGATCATCAGGGTCATGCCCACATGGTCGATGTTTCTGATAAGGCTTTGACGAAACGCAGTGCGACGGCACAGGCAATTTTGTTAATGCAACCAACGACATTAACAAAGATTATTGAAGGTGGCTTACCTAAGGGAGATGTTTTGGCGACAGCGAGAATTGCTGGAATTCAGGCTGCTAAAAAGACTTCAGATCTGATTCCGTTATGCCACCCTTTAATGCTAACCAAGGTCTCCATTGATATTACAGTGATAAGCGATTGTGAATTAGAAGTCTTATGTACTTGTGCATTGGCTGGTAAAACTGGAGTGGAAATGGAAGCCTTAACAGGGGCAAGTGTTGCAGCGTTGACTCTTTATGATATGTGCAAAGCGGTTGATAAAGGGATTGTTATCAATAAGGTCTCTTTGTTAGAAAAGACAGGTGGTAAAAGTGGAGATTGGAGTCAAGGGAATGCCTAG
- a CDS encoding MoaD/ThiS family protein: MPSIKVVFFASLKDVIGINEYVIDLTLPSTIAQLKQKLAAELDNGQALLEKNIQSSVNYEFARDADVLTDEVTEVAFFPPVTGG; this comes from the coding sequence ATGCCTAGTATTAAAGTGGTTTTTTTTGCTTCGCTGAAAGATGTAATAGGGATTAACGAATATGTTATTGATTTGACACTGCCTTCAACTATTGCACAGTTAAAACAAAAGTTGGCTGCGGAGTTGGATAATGGGCAAGCTTTGCTTGAGAAAAATATCCAATCTTCGGTTAACTATGAATTTGCAAGAGACGCTGATGTTTTGACGGATGAGGTTACCGAAGTGGCTTTTTTTCCGCCAGTAACAGGAGGTTAA
- a CDS encoding molybdenum cofactor biosynthesis protein MoaE codes for MIKIQQEDFQVEDLYKGLLKANTTGAVAIFVGLVRQFADLSKEECSFELEHYPGMTERNLQAIVNEANTRWPLLDVCVVHRVGKLKVDDQIVFVGVSAAHRAEAFQACDFIMDYLKSRAAFWKKESQGSQSHWVEANAEDLKSLDRWKK; via the coding sequence ATGATTAAAATTCAGCAGGAAGATTTTCAAGTAGAGGATTTGTATAAAGGCTTATTGAAAGCCAACACGACGGGCGCTGTGGCTATCTTTGTTGGTTTGGTGCGTCAATTTGCCGACTTATCAAAAGAAGAGTGTAGCTTTGAGTTGGAACATTATCCTGGAATGACGGAGCGCAATTTGCAGGCAATTGTTAATGAAGCGAATACTCGCTGGCCTTTATTGGATGTATGCGTGGTCCACCGAGTCGGGAAACTAAAGGTTGACGACCAAATTGTGTTTGTTGGTGTAAGTGCTGCACACCGAGCGGAGGCCTTTCAAGCTTGTGACTTTATTATGGATTATTTAAAAAGCCGCGCGGCTTTTTGGAAAAAAGAGTCTCAAGGCTCACAGAGTCATTGGGTAGAAGCCAATGCAGAAGATTTAAAGAGCCTTGATCGTTGGAAGAAGTAA
- a CDS encoding site-specific integrase — MTPLALIDNLEHLPNPFTQFESIATHLEATTPQLRTSEYRRDLQLALCFIYSYNGSQATFNSYRREVERLLLWSWNIAHCPTTDLRRDQIEEFIHFCITPPENWIGTKNVARFKWHMGQRNANKEWRPFVAHVSKLEFKNGDVPVAKQHSLSQSAIRATFSILSSYYGFLMQEDAAQQNPVALIRQKSKFVKKEVTRKQVRRISNLQWDYVIETAEQLAEDDPVQHERTLFIMNALLGMYLRISELVADERSAPVMGDFIKDSDGHWWFKVLSKGNKERLVAVSDDMLNALKRYRKFRDLPLLPTIAENTPLVPKNRGQGAMTSSRQVRNIVQLCFDQAYKRMCEDGMQADADDLRVATVHWLRHTGISEDVKTRPKEHVREDAGHASMATTDKYIDTEYRERHASGRKKTLRPH; from the coding sequence ATGACACCACTTGCTTTAATAGATAACTTAGAACATTTGCCTAATCCGTTTACTCAATTCGAGAGTATTGCAACTCACTTAGAGGCAACCACACCACAACTTAGAACAAGCGAGTACCGTCGGGACTTACAACTAGCACTCTGCTTTATCTATAGCTACAACGGTTCTCAGGCAACATTCAATTCTTATCGTCGAGAAGTTGAACGTTTATTACTATGGTCGTGGAACATAGCACACTGCCCAACGACTGATTTACGAAGAGATCAGATAGAAGAATTTATTCATTTTTGCATAACGCCACCAGAAAACTGGATAGGTACCAAAAACGTCGCAAGGTTTAAATGGCATATGGGGCAAAGAAATGCCAATAAAGAATGGCGCCCTTTTGTTGCTCATGTCAGCAAATTAGAGTTCAAAAATGGTGATGTGCCTGTCGCCAAGCAACATTCTTTATCCCAATCTGCAATAAGAGCCACCTTCTCAATTTTATCGTCTTACTATGGCTTTTTAATGCAGGAAGATGCGGCACAACAAAACCCCGTAGCGCTCATTCGACAAAAGAGTAAATTTGTAAAAAAAGAAGTCACACGCAAACAAGTAAGACGCATCTCGAATTTACAGTGGGATTATGTCATTGAAACTGCCGAGCAACTGGCTGAAGACGACCCAGTACAACATGAACGTACTCTTTTCATTATGAATGCACTGCTAGGTATGTATCTACGAATTTCAGAACTTGTTGCTGATGAAAGGTCTGCACCTGTTATGGGGGATTTTATTAAAGATTCTGATGGTCATTGGTGGTTTAAAGTACTTTCTAAAGGTAACAAAGAACGTCTTGTTGCTGTCTCTGACGATATGCTCAATGCCTTGAAGCGCTATAGAAAATTCCGCGACTTACCACTGTTACCAACCATTGCAGAGAATACTCCCCTCGTCCCCAAAAACCGTGGCCAAGGTGCGATGACAAGTTCTAGGCAAGTCCGCAACATAGTGCAATTATGTTTTGATCAAGCCTATAAACGTATGTGTGAAGATGGTATGCAAGCAGATGCTGACGACCTTCGTGTCGCAACCGTTCACTGGTTACGCCATACTGGAATATCAGAAGACGTAAAAACACGGCCAAAGGAGCATGTTAGAGAGGACGCAGGACATGCCAGTATGGCCACCACTGACAAATATATTGACACAGAATATCGTGAACGTCATGCAAGCGGTCGTAAGAAAACGCTTAGACCGCACTGA
- a CDS encoding M48 family metalloprotease encodes MRLFSTVTTRLSIFIFVFASIFSNISNAGIPDLEANKDERSLSNPSYILGQYWFRKLNGSRALIDFPPAYDYLKEALSKILPQTDLYNTTIEMTLLNSSKSNAFVIPGNHLFIYSDIMEIITSEDMLFGLLAHETAHLDLRHYERQSKHSGEELQKTLVMLGAGLAAALSGASTDATTALWLGGIANQAENTLTYSRNQEQEADRRGRQYLSDAGIAPQGMSKLFQAFFKQALGRPKLEFLSTHPLPDSRLSDSFNTDTKETILRNTQNSDFDFFRASLLAYRAGIEDKPLAYLDQNIINADAKNFAKALFSYLVQSPARAISFLGKLKKHNQFTDYLEALSYAALGKTNEALNIIHTELELNPKNIIFSMLNAQLTQSKPITVYSNYLYEKRLVWRANIQYYQSRNNIPMALNYRALLDFSQGKDKTAQYLIIRAERDAKENEKNTIKDTANYFEMIKQAEKQEDLEEDNIN; translated from the coding sequence ATGAGACTATTTTCAACCGTTACAACACGTCTTTCTATCTTCATATTTGTTTTTGCGAGCATTTTTTCCAACATTAGCAATGCAGGTATCCCAGACTTAGAAGCAAACAAAGACGAGAGATCACTATCAAATCCCTCCTATATTCTGGGTCAATATTGGTTTAGGAAGCTGAATGGAAGCCGCGCACTCATCGACTTCCCCCCCGCCTATGATTACTTAAAAGAAGCCCTATCTAAAATTTTGCCACAGACAGATTTGTATAATACTACGATTGAGATGACACTTTTAAACAGCTCCAAAAGCAACGCTTTTGTCATCCCCGGCAATCATCTTTTTATATACTCCGACATCATGGAAATAATTACCAGCGAAGACATGCTATTTGGATTGTTAGCACATGAAACGGCTCACTTAGACCTAAGACACTATGAACGTCAATCAAAACACTCCGGAGAAGAACTACAAAAAACATTAGTAATGCTAGGCGCAGGCTTAGCCGCAGCACTCTCTGGAGCAAGTACAGATGCCACCACAGCCCTTTGGCTAGGAGGCATCGCCAACCAAGCAGAAAACACACTGACTTATAGTCGCAACCAAGAACAAGAAGCAGATCGGCGAGGTCGCCAATATTTATCCGATGCAGGAATTGCGCCGCAAGGCATGAGTAAACTTTTCCAAGCATTTTTTAAACAAGCACTGGGGAGGCCAAAACTTGAATTCCTATCAACTCACCCATTACCAGACTCTAGGCTATCTGACTCATTTAACACCGACACTAAAGAAACTATCTTACGCAACACCCAAAACAGTGATTTTGATTTTTTTCGAGCAAGTTTGTTGGCTTATAGAGCTGGCATTGAAGACAAACCGCTCGCCTATTTAGACCAAAACATTATAAATGCAGACGCTAAAAACTTTGCAAAAGCCCTTTTTTCTTATCTTGTGCAATCCCCAGCGCGAGCTATCAGCTTTTTAGGTAAACTCAAGAAACATAACCAATTCACCGATTATCTTGAAGCACTGAGTTACGCGGCACTAGGAAAAACAAATGAAGCACTTAATATTATTCATACCGAGCTAGAGCTCAACCCTAAGAACATCATTTTCTCCATGTTAAATGCACAGTTAACTCAATCCAAACCCATTACCGTATATTCAAATTATTTATATGAAAAGCGATTAGTTTGGCGCGCCAATATCCAATATTATCAATCAAGAAACAACATCCCTATGGCTTTAAATTATCGAGCATTATTAGACTTTAGTCAGGGCAAAGACAAAACAGCGCAGTATCTCATTATCCGTGCAGAACGTGATGCAAAAGAAAATGAAAAAAACACAATTAAAGACACGGCCAATTATTTTGAAATGATAAAACAGGCAGAAAAACAAGAAGACTTAGAAGAAGACAATATTAATTAG
- a CDS encoding sulfurtransferase TusA family protein gives MMINLGNQYDAILDAREDRCPMPLLKTKVALSKMSVGDCLCVKATDAGSLKDIPQYINLVGSTLLSVDDDNDVYTFVIQKN, from the coding sequence ATGATGATCAATCTAGGTAATCAGTATGACGCAATCTTAGATGCAAGAGAAGATCGTTGTCCGATGCCATTACTTAAAACAAAAGTGGCATTAAGCAAAATGTCTGTAGGGGATTGTTTATGTGTTAAAGCCACAGACGCAGGTTCACTAAAGGATATACCTCAATATATAAATTTGGTGGGTTCTACCCTGTTATCGGTTGATGATGATAATGATGTCTATACCTTTGTGATTCAGAAAAATTAA
- a CDS encoding AI-2E family transporter, which yields MFKIVDTLIKRYFSNEEVVVFLLLLIATMCVLAFWGGILAPILIAIVLAFLLQGLVDRLQRFGLGHVTSVFIVFFSFLSACGVFIGVMVPIIWRQAVKLVQDAPRMFVVIRDEVQQFAEGHSELVSQAAIDEITNSLANESTNLGQWLVSFSLSSIPSLFSVVIYLVLVPLVIFFLLKDQDKILGYLTSWLPKERKMMRNIAHEMNDQIANYIRGKFIEMIVVGVVTYIVFLIFGLKYAELLALLVGLSVLIPYIGAAAVTIPVVLVAFYQYGTQNEFIYVVVAYLIVQALDGNVLVPLLFSEAVNLHPLAIIVAVLFFGGIWGFWGIFFAIPLATLVKAIINAWPSQEQLSS from the coding sequence ATGTTTAAGATTGTTGATACGCTAATTAAGCGATATTTTTCCAATGAAGAAGTGGTGGTTTTCCTTCTGTTGCTGATTGCAACTATGTGTGTTTTAGCCTTTTGGGGAGGTATTTTAGCGCCTATTTTGATTGCCATTGTTTTGGCATTTCTTCTACAGGGATTAGTGGACCGGTTACAGCGTTTTGGTCTTGGTCATGTCACTTCTGTTTTTATTGTGTTTTTCAGCTTTTTATCGGCGTGTGGTGTTTTTATTGGGGTGATGGTGCCTATTATTTGGCGCCAAGCTGTTAAGTTAGTGCAAGATGCACCTCGTATGTTTGTTGTTATTCGAGATGAGGTTCAGCAGTTCGCGGAAGGTCACAGTGAGTTAGTTAGTCAAGCGGCGATAGATGAAATAACCAATTCATTGGCGAATGAGTCCACAAATCTTGGTCAATGGTTGGTCTCCTTTTCATTATCGAGTATCCCTTCATTATTCTCTGTCGTCATTTATTTGGTTTTAGTCCCTTTAGTCATTTTTTTCTTATTGAAGGATCAAGATAAAATATTGGGTTATTTGACATCTTGGCTTCCGAAAGAAAGAAAAATGATGCGTAATATTGCTCATGAGATGAATGATCAAATTGCCAATTACATTCGTGGTAAGTTTATTGAAATGATAGTGGTTGGCGTGGTGACCTATATCGTCTTTTTGATATTTGGTCTGAAGTATGCTGAATTATTGGCATTGTTAGTGGGGTTGTCTGTTTTAATTCCTTATATCGGTGCCGCGGCCGTCACTATTCCCGTTGTCTTGGTGGCTTTTTATCAATATGGCACTCAGAATGAATTTATCTACGTGGTTGTGGCTTATCTCATTGTGCAAGCATTGGATGGCAACGTGTTGGTGCCTTTGTTGTTTTCAGAAGCGGTAAACCTTCATCCATTAGCGATTATTGTTGCGGTTCTGTTTTTTGGGGGAATATGGGGGTTCTGGGGAATATTTTTTGCCATTCCTTTAGCAACCTTGGTCAAAGCCATCATTAATGCTTGGCCAAGCCAAGAGCAATTATCGTCCTAG